Below is a genomic region from uncultured Sunxiuqinia sp..
TGTTCCACTCTTGGTATTTGTTTAAGTATGTCGTTGAAAGCCTGTCTTTTTTCTTTTGGGAATGCTTTATCAATTTGAACAATGTTTTCTTTTTTGAACCCCATATCGAAATTCTGCATATACCGGGTTTGTTTCGTAATTGTAATGGCACAAACAATAAGCGCAATGGTAGCCGCAAACTGAAACGAGACCAACACTTTTGAATAAGATGTTTTTGTTTTGGTGCGGAAACTCCCTTTTACTACCTCTACTGGTTTTAGTTTTGTGAGCAGCAGTGATGGGAACAATCCTGAGATTATACCTATTACCAGCATGGCAAATACAACAATTAGCAAATCAACAGGTCCGGCGTAATGAAGCAAATCAATGTGAGTATCCAATAACTTGTTAAAAACCGGTTCGGCCAGAAAAGCCAGAAAAATACCAATGATGGCAGCAATAAAAGAAAACATAACCGATTCGGTAACGTGTTCATAAATTAATGCCATTCGGGAACTTCCCATCAGTTTTCGTATAGCTATTTCCTTGTTTCTGAAACCCGATTGAGCAATGGTTAAGTTAACATAGTTTATAATGGCTAATAACAAAATAATCAATACAATAGCCAGCAATACTGTAATTAGAGTTTTACTGTTTTGTCTGATATTTCCAGGTTTATCGCTAAAATAAGACTCCGCAATAGGCTCAAAACCAAAGGATTTCACTCGCCCATCCTTGTATGTCCATAAGTCTGTTTTTAATAAATCCAGTGCTTGTTCTTCTTTTGCTATGATATTTGTACCTTCTTTTGCCAGAACATAATAAGTAAAATCACACATATCATTGTTATCCAATACTTCTTTCCACCCCATAAAATCGGGTAATAAGCGAATATTCGCAATAGCATCGTATTTTTTGAATTGAGTATTTTCCGGCATCTCCTCAAAAATACCGGTCACTTGCAGTATTAAGCCATTTGATGATTTGATCTGTTTTCCCAACGGAGAAATACTTCCAAATAATGCACGGGCAAATTTTGGGGTAAGCAATATTGAATTTTTCGCATTCAACACCTCATTGGGTAAGCCTTCCAATAGTTTGAATGAAAACATATTAAAAAAAGCAGAATCAACCATTAATATCTCGGCATTCAGCTTATTATCCGAACCACTATTGACCGGGGTACAATATTGATTATAGTCAAAAATACGGGTATAACTTTCCACTTCAGGCAAAGCATCTGCTAATTTACGACCAGTAATCGCGCCGAATGATGAGTCATCTTCATTTACTAAGCGAAACAGTCGGTCTTTTTTTTCATGAAATTTATCGACAGAAGTTTCTTGTTTAAGATAAGCACTTAGTAGGACAATAAACATTAATGAAACCGAAAAACCGAAAATGGTTACCAACGAGTAGAGTTTATTTTTACTAAGTTGCTTGATAAATATTTTGATATTCTTTAAAATCATGGCTTTATATTTTATAGTTATTATTCATACCTCAATGCCTCAACAGGATTTCGCGTTGCAGCCCGCCAGCTTTGCCAACTAACGGTTAGTAGCGCAATTCCCAATGCAAATACGCCCGCCAATGCAAATATCCACCAACTCAGGGTGGTTTTGTAGGCAAAGTTTTCGAGCCATTTATTCATAGCGTAGTATGCAATGGGTGTGGCAATTATAAAGGCAATAACCACCCATTTTACAAAGTCTTTGTTAAGCATTGAAAGTATCTCGGAGACTTTAGCACCGTTGACTTTACGGATTCCGATTTCTTTTATGCGATGTTGCGCTGCAAAGATTGACATAGCCAGAATACCCATTGCACAAATGATGATGGCACTTATCGAGAATAACGAAAATGTACGGCGAAACCGAACTTCCGAGTCGTACATATTTTGAACAGCTGCATCAAGGAAACTCACTTCTACCGGAAATTCAGGCGATAGTTCTGCTGTTATAGTATTGATTTTGTTTAGTGTAGCCGAAAGCGTTTTAAAATTGTTTGAAGAAAGTGTTGCTAAACAATATGCCGCATAGCCTTGATTGATAATTGCCAATGGTCCAATTGGTTTTTCAACCGACTCGAAATTGAAATCTTTTATTACACCAACAATTTCGTATTTTCTATTACTCATATAAAAATTACCACCAATCGGATTGTCGATATTAAATTGTTTCAGAAAAGTTTCATTCACAATCACCTTGTTTTTGTCGGTGGATAAATCATCGGAGTAGAGTTGTCCTCTCAGCATTTCCAAATTCATAATTGAAAAAAATTCGGCATCGGCACTGAAATTTGAAAAATAGACCTCCTGTGTTTTCCCATCCATGTAGATATCTGTCCCCCAGACTGAAAGCTCTTTCCCGGGATAAAACTGAGTGAAGGACACATTCTGCAATTCCGGTATTTTTTTCAACTCTTCTCCAACAATATTTTTATCGAGTTGCTGAGTGAGTTTAATGGCAACGGTATTGTTTTGGTTAAAAACAAGATTGTTGCTTCCGTATTCTACTTGTTTGAAAATTAATGTTGTAAATGCAATCAATACAATAGAAATAACATATTGCAGGGTAATTAATCCGTTTTGTAAATACGATTTTTTATTGTTCCGATTGACTGATTTTTTTAAATTATCGACAGCCTTTGAGGACGAAATACGTACCCCGGGAATCAGACTTAATACCAAACTAAAGAACAAGGTAGCTGTAAGAACAATACCTAAAAGTGCCGGACTGGAAATTGACTTCAAGCTGAACCGAATGCCTGTGTAATTTATAACAATTGGGGTGACAACAACCATTATAACAAGAGCCAGAATTACGGCAGCAATAAAAAACAGAAACGTTTCGCCCAATACTTTTCTGAAAATGTTTGTTCGTGTAGCTCCTATTACTTTCAAAACGCCGGTTTGTTTGATGCGTTCCATCCATTGCGACGAGGTGATGTTGATAAAATTTACCAATGCAATAATAAGAATAAGACCGGCTACAAACAGCAGGATTAATGCTTTGCTTTTGCTACCCTGACGGATGTGATGTGCACCGGAAGTTTGTAGGTTAGAGAAATAAACATCTTTCAATGGTATCAAATGAATATATTCAACCCATTGCTGAAAGTCTTTGGGGAAAATAGCGAAAATAGTTTCGGCTGTCTGGTCGGGATTGGCATTTTCGTTTAAGTGTACAAACGTTTGAAAATTAGACCATCCCCATTCTTTATATTCATCTTCGCTGGGTTGAACTATCTTTCTTGTTTCGATAGAGGTAACTGCACTAATATTGAGAAAGGTATTTTCAACTGATTCTTCAACAACTGCCGATACCGTTAATAATTTATCATTGTTGTACTTTATCGTTTTGCCAATAGCTGGTTGTTGACCAAAAAGCTTATTCGCCAGCGTTTCTGTAATAACAACCGACATCGGATTATTAAGTGCCGTGGCAGCATCTCCTTCGATACAGTTATACTTGAAAAAACTAAAAAAACCGGGATCAGAAAAAACCATATCAGAAGTAATAGGTTCTCCATCTTCTGCTTGTAAAACAGGAGTATTCCACGCATTGCCTATTCTTATAGATGCCTCTATCCCGGGGATATCCGAATCGAGATGAGGTTTTAATATTGCCGGAGTATTAGTCCCTGCTCCGGGTTTACCAATAAGATAAGTGCGGTCGAAGTTAGCGTGTTGCGTGTCGGTGCTTAATTCGCTGTAGCAATAAACCGACAGAATGATAACAAACACCAAACTGATGGCTAAGCCCAATAAATTTATCAGGTTAATCGCTGGTTTACGAATAAAATTTCGGGTGATTGGTTTTAATAAATTCTTCATAATACGTTTTTCTAAAACTTCTGTTGATTCAAACTAAGTACTTTATTCATATCTTAGCGCCTCAACCGGATTCCTCGTAGCAGCCCGCCAACTCTGCCAGCTAACGGTTAGCAATGCAATGCCCAAAGCCAGCATACCGGCCAGCGCAAATATCCACCAACTTAATGTGGTTTTGTAGGCGAAGTTTTCGAGCCATTTATTCATGGCGTAATATGCAATTGGAGTTGCGATTACAAAAGCAATGATTACCCATTTCACAAAATCTTTGTTGAGCATCGTCAATATTTCATAAACTTTGGCTCCGTTCACCTTGCGGATGCCGATTTCTTTGGTACGTCGCGCAATGGAGAAAAGCGCCATTCCTAAAATACCGAGAACAGAAATTACAATGGCCAGTAACGAAAATGCAGTAGTAATGTTTTTAAGCCGGGTTTCTGCTTTGTATCTCTCATCCATCAGGTCATCAAAATACTGATAACTAAAACCACGGCCGCCGGTATGCTTTTGGTAAATATCACGAATGTATTTTATCGTTTCGGCTTTATTATTTGGAGCTATCCTGATATTCATTGTTTGAATAGTTTGCGGATTATTTGTAATCACCAAAGGGCCAATGGGCTGATATAATGGGCGGAAATGAAAATCCTTAACTACTCCTACTATCTCATTATTCCCGATACGTTCTCCAACCGGATTTTCCAGGCCAAGCATTTTCTCTGCTGTTTCATTGATTACGATTGGAAATGAGAAAGTATAATTTTTCTCTTCTTTTCGGCCCTCATTTGCTTTTTTATGTTCTTCCCAATATTGAGCACCGTTCATTGTCAGAAATTCACCTTTTACCATTTCCAACTGATAGGTTTTCGCAAAGTCTTCGTCAGCCCAAAACAAGGAAGCATTCAAACTGTCGGTACGTCCAAGATTTGTCAGTGGAAAAGAAGTCTTCCAGCCAAAATCAACTGGAGCATAAACACTTGCCGATACACCAAGCACATTGGGGTTTTTCATTAACTCCTGCTTAAATGCATGGTTTCCGTACCATAGTCCAGTTGGTACCACAACTACATTTTCATG
It encodes:
- a CDS encoding ABC transporter permease codes for the protein MKNLLKPITRNFIRKPAINLINLLGLAISLVFVIILSVYCYSELSTDTQHANFDRTYLIGKPGAGTNTPAILKPHLDSDIPGIEASIRIGNAWNTPVLQAEDGEPITSDMVFSDPGFFSFFKYNCIEGDAATALNNPMSVVITETLANKLFGQQPAIGKTIKYNNDKLLTVSAVVEESVENTFLNISAVTSIETRKIVQPSEDEYKEWGWSNFQTFVHLNENANPDQTAETIFAIFPKDFQQWVEYIHLIPLKDVYFSNLQTSGAHHIRQGSKSKALILLFVAGLILIIALVNFINITSSQWMERIKQTGVLKVIGATRTNIFRKVLGETFLFFIAAVILALVIMVVVTPIVINYTGIRFSLKSISSPALLGIVLTATLFFSLVLSLIPGVRISSSKAVDNLKKSVNRNNKKSYLQNGLITLQYVISIVLIAFTTLIFKQVEYGSNNLVFNQNNTVAIKLTQQLDKNIVGEELKKIPELQNVSFTQFYPGKELSVWGTDIYMDGKTQEVYFSNFSADAEFFSIMNLEMLRGQLYSDDLSTDKNKVIVNETFLKQFNIDNPIGGNFYMSNRKYEIVGVIKDFNFESVEKPIGPLAIINQGYAAYCLATLSSNNFKTLSATLNKINTITAELSPEFPVEVSFLDAAVQNMYDSEVRFRRTFSLFSISAIIICAMGILAMSIFAAQHRIKEIGIRKVNGAKVSEILSMLNKDFVKWVVIAFIIATPIAYYAMNKWLENFAYKTTLSWWIFALAGVFALGIALLTVSWQSWRAATRNPVEALRYE
- a CDS encoding FtsX-like permease family protein, whose amino-acid sequence is MILKNIKIFIKQLSKNKLYSLVTIFGFSVSLMFIVLLSAYLKQETSVDKFHEKKDRLFRLVNEDDSSFGAITGRKLADALPEVESYTRIFDYNQYCTPVNSGSDNKLNAEILMVDSAFFNMFSFKLLEGLPNEVLNAKNSILLTPKFARALFGSISPLGKQIKSSNGLILQVTGIFEEMPENTQFKKYDAIANIRLLPDFMGWKEVLDNNDMCDFTYYVLAKEGTNIIAKEEQALDLLKTDLWTYKDGRVKSFGFEPIAESYFSDKPGNIRQNSKTLITVLLAIVLIILLLAIINYVNLTIAQSGFRNKEIAIRKLMGSSRMALIYEHVTESVMFSFIAAIIGIFLAFLAEPVFNKLLDTHIDLLHYAGPVDLLIVVFAMLVIGIISGLFPSLLLTKLKPVEVVKGSFRTKTKTSYSKVLVSFQFAATIALIVCAITITKQTRYMQNFDMGFKKENIVQIDKAFPKEKRQAFNDILKQIPRVEQVSFVCGTPLSGGNNQSFTYNSKPVSFQEFLVDTAFFSMMGISYTPTGVAWSDNVLWLNKNAVKELGLDPLPKSFKRYDEELPVYGVVEDFHFSDLHQPVGLAMLSPLNDKKWSWNVLVKISGKNIAGSMAQIKSAYSSFTDNDPFDYKFLDSEVDSWYKKEANTSKIITWFSVLTIIISVMGILALVTLFNQLRTKEIGVRKVNGAKISEVMVTLNKDFVKWVAVAFVIATPVAYYAMNKWLENFAYKTTLSWWIFALAGFLALGIALLTVSWQSWRAATRNPVEALRYE